The following are from one region of the Variovorax sp. V213 genome:
- a CDS encoding M14 family metallopeptidase — protein MIGIGEAFSPRYAQARQKFLRACVSAGLVVEPHAHPGKGQDGEELSMDVALDGAANAGRLLIVSSACHGVEGHCGSGVQVFALHDAEWREKARARGVAVLYVHALNPHGFSFGRRVTQEGVDLNRNFVDFSKPLHANEAYAKLHPLLVPQTWPPTAENQAALEKWIDKHGAAAFQAAVSGGQYQFGDGLFFGGQAETWGNKTLRNVLRRHAGGARRLGWIDLHTGLGPNGIGERIFAGKDDKAAYARANDWWGTPAAPVTSTYDGSSTSAPLRGLMCEAVYQECPAAEYTGIALEYGTLPMLDVLNALRADHWLHKHPEAPADLADGIRARMREAFYTDSDAWRGQVVSQARQAMFQAVDGLGA, from the coding sequence TTGATCGGCATCGGCGAGGCGTTTTCGCCCCGCTACGCGCAGGCGCGCCAGAAGTTCCTGCGGGCCTGCGTGAGTGCCGGCCTCGTGGTCGAGCCGCATGCGCATCCGGGCAAGGGACAGGACGGCGAGGAACTCTCGATGGACGTGGCGCTCGACGGCGCTGCCAATGCCGGGCGCCTGCTGATCGTCTCCAGCGCCTGCCACGGCGTCGAAGGCCATTGCGGCAGCGGCGTGCAGGTGTTTGCGCTGCACGATGCCGAATGGCGCGAGAAGGCGCGCGCCAGGGGTGTGGCGGTGCTCTATGTGCACGCGCTCAATCCGCACGGCTTTTCGTTCGGGCGGCGCGTCACGCAGGAAGGCGTCGACCTGAACCGCAATTTCGTCGATTTCTCGAAGCCGCTCCATGCCAACGAGGCCTATGCCAAGCTGCATCCGCTGCTCGTGCCCCAGACCTGGCCGCCCACGGCGGAAAACCAGGCGGCCCTGGAGAAATGGATCGACAAGCACGGCGCCGCCGCATTCCAGGCCGCCGTGAGTGGCGGGCAATACCAGTTCGGCGACGGACTGTTCTTTGGCGGCCAGGCCGAGACCTGGGGCAACAAGACGCTGCGCAACGTGCTGCGCCGCCATGCGGGCGGCGCCCGCCGGCTGGGCTGGATCGACCTGCACACCGGGCTCGGCCCGAACGGCATCGGCGAGCGCATCTTCGCCGGCAAGGACGACAAGGCGGCCTATGCCCGCGCCAACGATTGGTGGGGCACGCCCGCGGCGCCGGTCACCTCGACCTACGATGGCTCCTCCACCTCGGCCCCGTTGCGTGGACTGATGTGCGAAGCGGTGTACCAGGAGTGTCCGGCGGCCGAGTACACCGGCATTGCGCTCGAGTACGGCACGCTGCCCATGCTGGATGTGCTGAACGCCCTGCGCGCCGACCACTGGCTGCACAAGCACCCCGAGGCACCGGCCGATCTGGCCGACGGCATCCGCGCGCGCATGCGCGAGGCCTTCTACACGGACAGCGACGCCTGGCGCGGCCAGGTCGTCAGCCAGGCCCGCCAGGCCATGTTCCAGGCCGTGGACGGCCTGGGCGCCTGA
- a CDS encoding phasin family protein produces the protein MATQDDDHGNKGSDRIKDSAQQIWLAGLGAFAKMQQEGSKAFEALVKDGAGMQKKTQAAAEETLAQAQTRMAGFASEFGTKAAGQWGKLENIFEERVARALEKLGLPSAADHAALQARVAALEAEMQRMQGKSSTPAARTASRKTAGRRAAPASAGAAAKKTVRRSTKAG, from the coding sequence ATGGCTACCCAGGACGACGATCACGGCAACAAGGGCTCCGACCGCATCAAGGATTCCGCGCAGCAGATCTGGCTGGCGGGGCTCGGCGCCTTCGCCAAGATGCAGCAGGAAGGCAGCAAGGCTTTCGAGGCACTGGTGAAAGACGGCGCCGGCATGCAGAAGAAAACCCAGGCAGCCGCCGAAGAAACGCTGGCCCAGGCGCAAACGCGCATGGCCGGCTTCGCGAGCGAATTCGGCACCAAGGCCGCAGGCCAGTGGGGCAAGCTCGAGAACATCTTCGAAGAGCGCGTGGCGCGCGCCCTCGAGAAGCTCGGCCTGCCTTCGGCCGCGGACCATGCCGCGCTGCAGGCGCGGGTGGCGGCCCTAGAGGCCGAAATGCAGCGCATGCAGGGCAAGAGCTCGACCCCCGCGGCACGCACCGCGAGCCGCAAGACGGCCGGGCGCCGCGCGGCGCCCGCGTCGGCGGGGGCGGCCGCCAAGAAGACCGTTCGGCGCAGCACCAAGGCCGGCTGA
- a CDS encoding polyhydroxyalkanoic acid system family protein, translating to MPDILIERNHALGIASAREVARQWIQQVEQDYGLECTYTEGKDRDLAQFSRAGIDGTVEVTAHTFKLEATLGFLFASFSQQIEQKISRNLDALLEAPSGGTRFA from the coding sequence GTGCCTGACATCCTTATCGAACGAAATCACGCGCTGGGCATTGCCAGCGCCCGCGAGGTCGCGCGCCAGTGGATCCAGCAGGTGGAGCAGGACTACGGCCTGGAATGCACGTACACCGAGGGCAAGGACCGCGACCTGGCGCAGTTCAGCCGCGCGGGCATCGACGGCACGGTGGAGGTCACGGCCCACACCTTCAAGCTGGAGGCGACGCTGGGTTTTCTGTTCGCGAGCTTCAGCCAGCAGATCGAGCAGAAGATCTCGCGCAACCTCGATGCGCTGCTCGAAGCCCCCAGCGGCGGCACGCGCTTCGCCTGA
- a CDS encoding aminopeptidase, with translation MLGGCADLGYYWQSASGHIGLMRAAKPVPEWLADPAVSEPLKAKLELAQRIRRFAVAELALPDNPSYKSYADLHRPAAVWNVVAAPPYSLTLKNWCFPVAGCVGYRGYYDEAAARAEAEAQRAKGMETAVYPVPAYSTLGWMNWAGGDPLLSTFIGYPEGELARIVFHELAHQVLYVPGDTVFNESYATAVERIGGAMWLQREASDTARSEYARFDAQRRQFRALALDTRRALNRAYESTEAKAGERAAVDAMKKAAMDDFRERYARLRAEWQGPRQGAYDGWVARANNAAFAAQGAYDDLVPGFEALFERESRNWPRFYKEVRRIAALPTADERRNALQAATGIQQTNSSHGNNGDHGA, from the coding sequence ATGCTCGGCGGCTGCGCCGACCTGGGCTACTACTGGCAATCGGCCAGCGGCCACATCGGCCTCATGCGGGCTGCAAAACCGGTGCCCGAATGGCTCGCGGACCCGGCTGTTTCCGAGCCGCTCAAGGCCAAGCTCGAACTCGCGCAGCGCATCCGGCGGTTCGCCGTCGCCGAACTCGCCCTGCCCGACAACCCCAGCTACAAGTCGTATGCCGATCTGCACCGCCCCGCGGCGGTGTGGAACGTGGTGGCCGCGCCGCCGTATTCGCTCACGCTCAAGAACTGGTGCTTCCCCGTGGCGGGTTGCGTGGGCTACCGCGGCTACTACGACGAGGCCGCGGCCAGGGCCGAAGCCGAGGCGCAGCGCGCCAAGGGCATGGAAACGGCCGTGTACCCCGTACCGGCGTATTCCACGCTGGGCTGGATGAACTGGGCCGGCGGCGATCCGCTGCTTTCCACCTTCATCGGCTATCCCGAGGGCGAGCTGGCCCGCATCGTGTTTCACGAACTCGCGCACCAGGTGCTCTACGTGCCCGGCGACACGGTCTTCAACGAGTCGTATGCCACCGCGGTGGAGCGCATCGGCGGGGCGATGTGGCTGCAGCGCGAGGCCAGCGACACGGCGCGCAGCGAGTACGCGCGCTTCGACGCGCAGCGCCGGCAGTTCCGCGCACTGGCGCTCGATACGCGCCGCGCGCTGAACCGGGCGTACGAATCCACGGAAGCGAAGGCGGGCGAGCGGGCTGCGGTCGACGCCATGAAGAAAGCAGCCATGGACGATTTCCGCGAACGCTACGCCAGGCTTCGCGCAGAATGGCAAGGTCCGCGCCAGGGCGCCTACGATGGCTGGGTGGCCCGCGCCAACAACGCGGCCTTCGCGGCCCAGGGCGCCTACGACGACCTGGTTCCGGGCTTCGAGGCGCTGTTCGAACGCGAGAGCCGCAACTGGCCGCGCTTCTACAAGGAGGTTCGCCGCATCGCCGCATTGCCCACGGCCGATGAGCGGCGAAACGCATTGCAAGCGGCCACCGGAATCCAGCAGACGAATTCAAGCCACGGCAACAACGGAGATCACGGTGCCTGA
- a CDS encoding acyl-CoA-binding protein has product MSDLNAQFETAQANSKLLAERPDNPTLLKIYGLFKQATEGDNTAKKPSFSDIVARAKWDAWTAQKGLNADEAKQKYIDLIESLRG; this is encoded by the coding sequence ATGTCCGACCTCAACGCCCAATTCGAAACCGCCCAGGCCAATTCCAAGCTGCTGGCCGAGCGCCCCGACAACCCGACGCTGCTCAAGATCTACGGTCTCTTCAAGCAGGCCACCGAGGGTGACAACACCGCCAAGAAGCCCAGCTTCAGCGACATCGTCGCGCGCGCCAAGTGGGACGCGTGGACCGCTCAAAAGGGCTTGAATGCCGACGAAGCCAAGCAGAAATACATCGACCTGATCGAATCGCTGCGAGGCTGA
- a CDS encoding molybdopterin-dependent oxidoreductase — protein MVDAPVSTTAVLPTSTSTVLGACPHDCPDTCALVTTVQDGVAVKLQGNPAHSHTAGVLCTKVSRYIERNEHAERLVQPLKRSGPKGSGQFEPVSWEAALDDIAAHLRALRTNPDTIVPYSYAGTMGLVQGESMDRRFFHKLGATLLDRTICSMAGGEAMVYTLGAKVGMRIEFFAEAKLILIWGSNSIASNLHFWRHAQAAKRAGARLVCIDPRKTETADKCDEHIALLPGTDAALALALMHELIVHDWLDHDYIANHTLGWEQLRERALQWPPSRAAAVCGVPEAQIVALAEAYGTTRPAAIRLNYGMQRVRGGGNAARAIACLPALVGAWRDRAGGLLLSSSGHFPADRAALQRPDLLAGRQPRTVNMSTIGDALLDEAKPVKAIVVYNSNPVAVAPESGKVVAGFAREDLFTVVLEQFRTDTADYADYLLPATTQLEHWDIHCSYGHTDVLLNRPAVAPRGEARSNAWVFRELARRMGFDEPCFSDDDETLCRSAFAPGVIDYGQLLAQGFTSLKLPEAPFADGKFPTPSGRCEFFSARLQAQGMDGLPDHVPNYEAAGSSAEFPLAMISPPARNFLNSTFVNVTSLRAIEGEPLLEIHEVDAAARGIENGATVRVFNHRGEHRCRAEVSRRARPGVVHGMGIWWRKLGMDGTNVNQLTSQRLTDIGRGPTFYDCLVQVERLAPSPAGGGLG, from the coding sequence ATGGTCGATGCCCCGGTCTCTACAACAGCTGTTCTCCCCACCTCAACTTCCACGGTCCTGGGCGCCTGTCCACATGACTGCCCGGATACCTGCGCCCTTGTCACCACCGTCCAGGACGGCGTGGCCGTGAAGCTGCAGGGCAATCCGGCCCATTCGCACACGGCTGGCGTTCTTTGCACCAAGGTCTCGCGCTACATCGAACGCAACGAGCATGCCGAGCGGCTCGTCCAGCCCCTGAAACGGTCCGGCCCCAAGGGCAGCGGCCAGTTCGAGCCGGTGAGCTGGGAGGCCGCGCTTGACGACATCGCCGCTCATCTTCGCGCATTGCGGACAAATCCAGACACAATTGTGCCTTACAGTTACGCCGGCACCATGGGTTTGGTCCAGGGCGAGTCGATGGACCGTCGTTTTTTCCACAAGCTGGGGGCCACGCTGCTGGACCGCACGATCTGCTCCATGGCGGGCGGCGAGGCCATGGTCTACACGCTGGGCGCCAAGGTCGGCATGCGGATCGAATTCTTCGCCGAGGCGAAGCTGATCCTGATCTGGGGCAGCAACTCCATTGCCAGCAACCTGCATTTCTGGCGCCATGCGCAGGCCGCCAAGCGTGCCGGCGCACGTCTGGTGTGCATCGATCCGCGCAAGACCGAAACCGCCGACAAGTGCGACGAGCACATTGCCCTGCTGCCCGGCACCGACGCCGCGCTGGCCCTGGCGCTGATGCACGAACTCATCGTGCACGACTGGCTCGACCACGACTACATCGCCAACCACACGCTGGGCTGGGAACAGCTTCGGGAGCGCGCGCTGCAGTGGCCGCCTTCGCGCGCCGCCGCCGTGTGCGGCGTGCCCGAGGCGCAGATCGTGGCGTTGGCAGAGGCCTACGGCACCACCAGGCCGGCCGCGATACGGCTGAACTACGGCATGCAGCGCGTGCGCGGCGGCGGCAACGCGGCGCGCGCCATCGCCTGCCTGCCCGCGCTGGTGGGCGCCTGGCGCGACCGCGCCGGCGGGCTCCTGCTGAGCAGCTCGGGCCACTTTCCGGCCGACCGCGCCGCGCTGCAGCGCCCCGACCTGCTCGCGGGCCGCCAGCCGCGCACCGTGAACATGAGCACCATCGGCGATGCGCTGCTCGACGAGGCCAAGCCGGTGAAGGCCATCGTGGTCTACAACAGCAACCCGGTCGCGGTGGCGCCCGAATCGGGCAAGGTGGTGGCGGGCTTCGCGCGCGAAGACCTCTTTACCGTGGTGCTGGAGCAGTTCCGCACCGACACCGCCGACTACGCCGACTACCTGCTGCCCGCCACCACCCAGCTCGAGCACTGGGACATCCACTGCAGCTACGGCCACACCGACGTGCTGCTGAACCGCCCCGCGGTGGCACCGCGCGGCGAGGCGCGCAGCAACGCCTGGGTATTTCGCGAACTCGCGCGCCGCATGGGCTTCGACGAGCCCTGCTTCTCGGACGACGACGAGACGCTGTGCCGCAGCGCGTTTGCGCCGGGCGTGATCGACTACGGGCAGTTGCTGGCGCAGGGCTTCACCAGCCTGAAGCTCCCGGAAGCGCCTTTTGCCGACGGCAAGTTTCCGACGCCCTCGGGCCGCTGCGAATTCTTCAGCGCGCGCCTGCAGGCGCAAGGCATGGACGGGCTGCCCGACCATGTGCCCAACTACGAAGCGGCGGGCAGCTCCGCCGAGTTCCCGCTGGCCATGATCTCGCCGCCGGCGCGCAACTTTCTCAATTCGACGTTCGTCAACGTGACGAGCCTGCGCGCCATCGAAGGCGAGCCGCTGCTCGAGATCCACGAGGTCGACGCGGCCGCGCGCGGCATCGAGAACGGCGCCACCGTGCGCGTCTTCAACCACCGGGGCGAGCACCGGTGCCGCGCCGAAGTCTCGCGCCGCGCGCGGCCCGGCGTGGTGCACGGCATGGGCATCTGGTGGCGCAAGCTCGGCATGGACGGCACCAACGTCAACCAGCTCACCAGCCAGCGCCTGACCGACATCGGCCGCGGCCCGACCTTCTACGACTGCCTGGTGCAGGTCGAGCGTCTCGCTCCTTCGCCCGCGGGGGGCGGGTTGGGGTGA
- a CDS encoding TetR/AcrR family transcriptional regulator — MAKKAPRRTAQRILEAALELFNRFGEPNVSTTLVAGELNISPGNLYYHYPAKEELINKLYEGYEAELNELLHASEGVHDVEDAWFFMHSLFELIWRYRFLYRDLNDLLSKNRHLETQFQLVLKNKARAIRVLIAGLSRAGHLEIDAHEVDTLAQSMVVVLTYWLSYEYVRNPREALEPAHAQGALMRGGQHTLHLLAPYLGPEQRRHLLTLSHAYSGDDSDSAPPPAAPVDLAAQS, encoded by the coding sequence ATGGCCAAGAAGGCGCCACGCCGCACAGCGCAACGCATTCTCGAAGCCGCACTGGAGCTGTTCAACCGCTTCGGCGAGCCGAACGTCTCCACCACGCTCGTGGCGGGCGAGCTCAACATCAGTCCCGGCAATCTCTACTACCACTACCCCGCCAAGGAAGAGCTGATCAACAAGCTCTACGAAGGCTATGAGGCCGAGCTCAACGAGCTCCTGCATGCGAGCGAAGGCGTGCACGATGTGGAAGATGCCTGGTTCTTCATGCACAGCCTGTTCGAGCTGATCTGGCGCTATCGCTTTCTCTACCGCGACCTGAACGACCTGCTGAGCAAGAACCGGCATCTCGAAACGCAGTTCCAGCTCGTGCTCAAGAACAAGGCGCGCGCCATCCGCGTGCTCATCGCGGGGTTGAGCCGGGCCGGGCACCTGGAGATCGATGCCCACGAGGTCGACACGCTCGCCCAGAGCATGGTGGTGGTGCTGACCTACTGGCTCAGCTACGAATATGTGCGCAATCCGCGCGAGGCGCTGGAACCTGCCCATGCCCAGGGTGCTCTGATGCGGGGTGGCCAGCACACGCTGCACCTGCTCGCGCCCTACCTCGGCCCTGAACAGCGGCGGCATTTGCTGACACTGAGCCATGCCTACAGTGGCGATGATTCGGACAGCGCGCCGCCTCCAGCCGCGCCAGTCGATCTGGCAGCCCAGTCCTAG
- a CDS encoding CaiB/BaiF CoA transferase family protein has protein sequence MTNTSSSPAAPAAAGPLAGLKVIELGQLIAGPFAARTLADFGAEVIKIEPPGAGDPLRTWRLLKDGTSVWWQVQSRNKRSLALDLRQAEAQAIVRQLAAEADVLVENFRPGAMEGWGLGPDELLAANPALVMLRISGYGQTGPYRDRPGFGVVAEAMGGLRHLTGEPGRVPVRVGVSIGDTLASLHGVIGVLMAMQHRHATVSADHPKGRGQVVDVALYEAVFNCMESLLPEYGAFGAVREAAGSALPGIAPTNAYRCADGGYAIVAGNGDSIFRRLMACIGRPDLAADPALAGNAGRVAQVEMLDAAIGDWASERTVEEVLAALAAAHVPAGRIYTIADIASDPHYAARGMLQQVPMADGSALAVPGFVPKLSLTPASHRHNAPALGADTDAVLKEIGLSTEQIAALHARGIVG, from the coding sequence ATGACGAACACCTCTTCTTCCCCTGCCGCGCCTGCCGCCGCGGGTCCGCTCGCCGGCCTCAAGGTCATCGAGCTCGGGCAATTGATCGCCGGTCCCTTTGCGGCACGCACGCTGGCCGATTTCGGCGCCGAGGTGATCAAGATCGAGCCGCCCGGCGCCGGCGATCCGCTGCGTACCTGGCGGCTGCTCAAGGACGGCACCTCGGTCTGGTGGCAGGTGCAGTCGCGCAACAAGCGTTCGCTCGCGCTCGACCTGCGCCAGGCCGAAGCACAGGCCATCGTGCGGCAGTTGGCGGCCGAGGCCGACGTGCTGGTCGAGAACTTCCGCCCCGGCGCGATGGAGGGCTGGGGCCTCGGCCCCGACGAGCTGCTGGCCGCCAACCCCGCGCTCGTGATGCTGCGCATCAGCGGCTACGGTCAGACCGGCCCCTACCGCGACCGGCCGGGCTTCGGCGTGGTGGCCGAGGCCATGGGCGGGCTGCGCCACCTCACAGGCGAGCCCGGCCGCGTGCCGGTGCGCGTGGGCGTGTCGATCGGCGACACGCTGGCATCGCTGCATGGCGTGATCGGCGTGCTGATGGCGATGCAGCACCGCCATGCCACGGTCAGCGCCGACCACCCGAAGGGCAGGGGCCAGGTGGTCGACGTGGCGCTCTACGAGGCCGTCTTCAACTGCATGGAAAGCCTGCTGCCCGAATACGGAGCGTTCGGTGCGGTGCGCGAGGCGGCCGGCAGCGCGCTGCCCGGCATTGCGCCCACCAACGCCTACCGCTGCGCCGACGGCGGCTATGCCATCGTGGCGGGCAACGGCGACAGCATCTTTCGCCGGTTGATGGCATGCATCGGGCGGCCCGACCTCGCGGCCGATCCCGCGCTGGCCGGCAACGCGGGGAGGGTGGCGCAGGTGGAAATGCTCGATGCCGCCATCGGCGACTGGGCTTCCGAGCGAACGGTGGAAGAGGTGCTCGCTGCTCTAGCCGCCGCCCACGTGCCGGCCGGGCGCATCTACACCATCGCTGATATTGCCTCCGACCCGCACTATGCCGCGCGCGGCATGCTGCAACAGGTACCGATGGCCGACGGCAGCGCGCTCGCGGTGCCCGGCTTCGTGCCCAAGCTCTCGCTCACGCCGGCCAGCCACAGGCACAACGCACCCGCACTGGGCGCGGACACCGATGCCGTGCTGAAGGAGATCGGCCTCAGCACCGAGCAGATCGCCGCGCTGCACGCGCGCGGGATCGTCGGCTGA
- a CDS encoding M20 aminoacylase family protein, whose protein sequence is MKLIDSLVTQAAGIAAVRRDLHAHPELCFEEVRTADVVAGKLTEWGIPIHRGLGTTGVVGIVKNGTSSRAVGLRADMDALPVTELNTFAHASKHHGKMHACGHDGHTAMLLAAAQHLSKHRNFDGTVYLIFQPAEEGGGGAREMIKEGLFEHFPMDAVFGMHNWPGMKAGQFAVSPGPVMASGNKFYVNVIGKGGHAALPQTGIDPVPIACEIVQAFQTILTRKMKPTDSAVISVTTIHAGEINNVIPDNCEMTGTVRTFSIEVLDMIESRMKLIAEHICAAHGATCDFRFERYYPPTINTEAEANFARGVMGEIVGAENVLRQEAAMTSEDFAFMLQAKPGAYAFIGNGDGSHRDVHHGEGPCTLHNASYDFNDDLIPLGATCWVQLAEQFLKPGGTAP, encoded by the coding sequence ATGAAACTCATCGATTCACTCGTCACGCAGGCGGCCGGCATCGCCGCCGTCCGACGTGACCTTCATGCCCATCCCGAACTCTGCTTCGAAGAAGTCCGCACCGCCGACGTGGTGGCAGGCAAGCTCACCGAGTGGGGCATACCCATTCACCGCGGCCTGGGCACCACCGGCGTGGTCGGCATCGTCAAGAACGGCACCAGCAGCCGCGCCGTCGGCCTGCGCGCCGACATGGACGCGCTGCCCGTCACCGAACTCAACACCTTCGCCCACGCCAGCAAGCACCACGGCAAAATGCACGCCTGCGGGCACGACGGCCACACCGCCATGTTGCTGGCCGCGGCGCAGCACCTGTCGAAGCACCGCAATTTCGATGGCACGGTCTACCTGATCTTCCAGCCGGCCGAAGAGGGCGGCGGCGGCGCCCGCGAAATGATCAAGGAAGGCCTCTTCGAGCATTTCCCCATGGACGCCGTGTTCGGCATGCACAACTGGCCGGGCATGAAGGCCGGCCAGTTCGCGGTGAGCCCCGGCCCGGTGATGGCCTCGGGCAACAAGTTCTACGTGAACGTCATTGGCAAGGGCGGCCATGCCGCGCTGCCGCAGACCGGCATCGACCCGGTGCCTATCGCCTGCGAGATCGTGCAGGCGTTCCAGACCATTCTCACGCGCAAGATGAAGCCGACCGACTCGGCCGTGATCTCGGTCACCACCATCCATGCCGGTGAAATCAACAACGTGATCCCCGACAACTGCGAGATGACGGGCACGGTGCGCACCTTCTCCATCGAAGTGCTCGACATGATCGAGTCGCGCATGAAGCTGATCGCCGAGCACATCTGCGCCGCGCATGGCGCGACCTGCGACTTCCGCTTCGAGCGCTACTACCCGCCCACCATCAACACCGAGGCCGAAGCCAACTTTGCGCGCGGCGTGATGGGCGAAATCGTCGGCGCCGAGAACGTGCTGCGGCAGGAAGCCGCCATGACCTCGGAAGACTTCGCCTTCATGCTGCAGGCCAAGCCCGGTGCCTATGCCTTCATCGGCAACGGCGACGGCTCGCACCGCGACGTGCACCACGGCGAAGGGCCGTGCACGCTGCACAACGCGAGCTACGACTTCAATGACGACCTGATTCCACTGGGCGCCACCTGCTGGGTGCAATTGGCCGAGCAGTTCCTGAAACCCGGGGGGACGGCGCCTTGA
- a CDS encoding ABC transporter substrate-binding protein encodes MMNRRHFSVAAGAAALGGFQLARAQGETPLVLGQSAPFTGPAAQLGIQFHQGAKLFLDQYNAQSGRRAVVIKNLDDGYEPDRCAANTQKLIEEDVFALFGYIGTPTSLAALPLAVKDKVPFIAPFTGAMSLREPFHKNVFHLRASYNDETALIVKQLTHLHLKKIAVFYQNDAYGKAGLDGVTLALSQQDLKPVALATVERNSVDVAAAVKSIVAAKPDAVVQVGAYKACAAFIRQARKAGYGGTFFNVSFVGTQALADELGKEGAGVMVTQVVPSPYNPANAITREFSDAVKKAGAAASANFSSMEGYLAAKVLAEGLRRAPGKLTRDSLIAGLESIDRQQFGGFEVSYSAKNHVASKFVELSMITADGRVRT; translated from the coding sequence ATGATGAATCGCAGACATTTTTCCGTTGCCGCGGGCGCGGCGGCGCTGGGCGGCTTCCAGCTGGCCAGGGCACAGGGCGAAACGCCGCTCGTCCTGGGCCAGTCGGCCCCTTTCACCGGGCCTGCCGCGCAGCTCGGCATCCAGTTTCACCAGGGCGCCAAGCTGTTCCTGGACCAGTACAACGCGCAGTCCGGCCGGCGCGCCGTGGTCATCAAGAACCTGGACGACGGCTACGAGCCCGACCGCTGCGCCGCCAACACGCAAAAGCTGATCGAAGAGGACGTGTTCGCGCTCTTCGGCTACATCGGCACGCCCACCAGCCTGGCCGCGCTGCCGCTGGCGGTGAAGGACAAGGTGCCTTTCATCGCGCCGTTCACGGGTGCGATGTCGCTGCGCGAACCGTTCCACAAGAACGTGTTCCACCTGCGCGCCTCGTACAACGACGAGACCGCGCTCATCGTGAAGCAGCTCACCCACCTCCACCTGAAGAAGATCGCGGTCTTCTACCAGAACGACGCCTACGGCAAGGCAGGGCTCGACGGCGTGACCCTGGCTCTTTCGCAGCAGGACCTCAAGCCGGTGGCGCTGGCCACGGTGGAACGCAATTCGGTCGACGTGGCGGCGGCGGTGAAAAGCATCGTGGCCGCAAAGCCCGACGCGGTGGTCCAGGTGGGCGCCTACAAGGCATGTGCCGCCTTCATCCGCCAGGCACGCAAGGCGGGCTACGGCGGCACGTTCTTCAACGTGTCCTTCGTGGGCACCCAGGCGCTGGCCGACGAACTCGGCAAGGAGGGCGCGGGCGTGATGGTGACGCAGGTGGTGCCCTCGCCCTACAACCCGGCCAACGCGATCACGCGCGAATTCAGCGACGCAGTGAAAAAGGCTGGTGCCGCCGCAAGCGCCAACTTCTCGAGCATGGAAGGCTACCTTGCCGCCAAGGTGCTGGCCGAAGGCCTGCGCCGCGCGCCGGGCAAGCTCACGCGCGACAGCCTCATCGCGGGGCTCGAAAGCATCGACCGCCAGCAGTTCGGCGGCTTCGAGGTGTCGTACTCGGCCAAGAACCACGTCGCATCGAAGTTCGTTGAACTGTCGATGATCACGGCCGACGGCAGGGTCAGGACCTGA